In Lycium ferocissimum isolate CSIRO_LF1 chromosome 11, AGI_CSIRO_Lferr_CH_V1, whole genome shotgun sequence, a single genomic region encodes these proteins:
- the LOC132036958 gene encoding uncharacterized protein LOC132036958 isoform X1, producing MGQIVKTKKKGRPSKADLAARRNNAAVELPETAQERELRRSGRRRNVRYAFDIDDYLDDDEYFIEDIDGDERRREKKLKLLLKLQSDEAGGGGGGAESTPRRQRPATSASSDDEERKPSKKRKINNNDDERDEEEEENDEEIENGNGNEIENENDDDEVCVGRNEESKGVDSAPGTPSEPHSGIPLRDKKTLELILDKLQKKDIYGVYAEPVDPEELPDYHEVIEHPMDFATVRNKLGNGSYTTLEQFESDIFLLCSNAMQYNSSDTIYHKQARNIQELATKKFEKLRINYDRSEKDVKVEQKTKYGSVVRKQIKKPIVQMFQETVGSDFSSGATLAAAGDNHFLNNTSLAGVSEKPYGVDGLAEGNSSLNDQNVEKAEESLSVKGPLSRFGRKSTVPDENRRASYNIATQPVSNTESIFSTFEDESKHLVTVGLYSDHGYARSLARFAATLGPVAWRVASQKIEQALPPGFKFGRGWVGEYEPLPTPVLVLENHTVKEPPFFSKSVHKFGAQKNEKTSEDTIAAKDKPLSRPMLEGKSPYLGSTSGKPTESGLNILIPSKEQSPREVNLEGRPSFLSSSGKKPPICASPRYQQPDLQSRNFTEPDKKMHFKTEPDKRNNFKTEPNKNLQKQVELNCPPSANQRNSEIIRKSHVTSTSEIPGSRSTGASPRNPFSAGSGSFKQPVMNGNAVGGLPNGRSVNNNSDTTSVAHLTADSVPTVRKAAGFFHREQEQGLSDPVQLMRMLAGKAQNQQNSLSQSQTDASPISPVTPSSRKDDSGNAAAAAARAWMSVGAAGGFRQGVETTSMQNSHISADSLYNSSRHVQQQASRVRSELPASAMHFQAEKNSTPLHAFVPHPARVGSEAQFQNQPMIFRQSVPADLSRFQVQSPWQSFNQPAQPRQKQDSLPPDLNISFQSSGSPGRPSSTVLVDSQQPDLALQL from the exons ATGGGGCAGATCGTGAAGACGAAGAAGAAAGGACGTCCATCTAAAGCAGATCTAGCAGCTCGCCGTAACAACGCCGCCGTTGAGCTGCCGGAAACTGCGCAGGAAAGAGAACTCCGGCGAAGTGGACGGCGTCGGAATGTACGGTACGCGTTTGACATCGATGATTACTTGGACGACGACGAGTATTTCATCGAGGACATCGATGGAGATGAGAGACGAAGAGAGAAGAAGCTGAAACTGTTGCTTAAGTTGCAGAGCGATGAAGCCGGCGGCGGCGGCGGAGGCGCTGAGTCAACTCCACGTCGGCAACGACCTGCCACGTCAGCTTCATCGGATGATGAAGAGAGGAAGCCGTctaagaagagaaaaattaacAACAACGACGACGAGAGagatgaagaggaagaagaaaatgatgaggaaattgaaaatggaaatggaaatgaaattgaaaatgaaaatgatgatgatgaggtaTGTGT AGGAAGGAATGAAGAATCAAAAGGTGTAGACTCTGCTCCAG GGACACCATCGGAACCACATTCTGGAATCCCGTTGCGAGACAAGAAGACATTGGAATTGATTCTCGACAAGTTACAGAA GAAAGATATATACGGTGTTTATGCGGAACCTGTTGATCCTGAAGAG CTTCCTGATTACCATGAGGTGATTGAGCATCCCATGGACTTTGCCACCGTCAGGAACAAGTTGGGAAATGGATCATACACCACTTTGGAGCAATTTGAG AGCGATATTTTCCTCCTTTGCTCAAACGCAATGCAGTACAATTCATCAGATACTATCTACCATAAACAG GCACGTAACATCCAAGAGTTGGCTACAAAGAAATTTGAGAAGCTAAGAATCAACTATGACCGTTCTGAGAAGGATGTGAAGGTAGAACAGAAGACAAAATACGGGTCTGTTGTCAGGAAGCAAATAAAGAAGCCGATTGTCCAGATGTTCCAGGAAACTGTTGGCTCTGATTTCTCGTCAGGTGCCACTCTTGCCGCTGCTGGAGATAACCACTTTCTGAACAACACTTCCCTTGCTGGAGTATCAGAGAAACCTTATGGTGTTGATGGGCTTGCTGAAGGAAATTCTTCACTCAATGATCAAAATGTGGAGAAGGCAGAAGAATCACTATCAG TGAAGGGTCCCCTATCCAGATTTGGAAGGAAATCAACTGTGCCTGATGAGAATCGTCGTGCAAGTTACAACATAGCCACACAACCAGTTAGCAACACCGAGTCCATATTTTCAACGTTTGAAGATGAAAGCAAGCACTTGGTTACT GTTGGTCTTTATTCTGATCATGGATATGCTAGGAGCCTTGCCCGATTTGCTGCAACTCTCGGGCCTGTTGCATGGCGAGTTGCATCCCAGAAAATTGAACAGGCATTACCTCCTGGGTTCAAGTTTGGTCGTGGGTGGGTTGGGGAATATGAGCCACTTCCAACCCCAGTATTGGTGCTTGAGAACCATACCGTGAAGGAACCTCCATTCTTTTCCAAGTCTGTACACAAGTTTGGAGCTCAAAAGAATGAGAAAACATCTGAGGACACAATTGCTGCAAAAGATAAACCTCTTTCAAGGCCTATGCTAGAAGGAAAATCACCATATCTTGGTTCAACTAGCGGTAAGCCCACAGAGAGCGGTCTGAATATCTTAATTCCCTCAAAGGAGCAATCTCCCAGGGAGGTTAATCTAGAAGGCAGaccatcttttctttcttcttctggAAAGAAACCTCCTATTTGTGCTAGCCCCAGATACCAGCAGCCAGATTTGCAATCCAGGAATTTCACTGAACCTGATAAAAAGATGCATTTCAAAACTGAACCTGATAAAAGGAACAATTTCAAAACTGAACCTAATAAAAACCTGCAGAAGCAGGTTGAGTTAAACTGCCCACCCTCAGCCAATCAAAGGAATTCTGAGATTATCAGAAAGAGTCACGTTACTAGTACTTCTGAAATACCTGGATCGAGGTCTACTGGGGCAAGTCCGAGGAACCCATTCTCGGCTGGGTCTGGGTCTTTTAAGCAACCGGTCATGAATGGAAATGCTGTTGGAGGACTGCCCAATGGGAGATCTGTGAATAACAACTCGGACACTACATCAGTGGCGCATTTAACTGCTGATAGCGTTCCAACTGTGAGAAAAGCAGCGGGTTTCTTTCACCGAGAACAGGAGCAGGGCCTCAGTGACCCTGTACAGTTGATGAGAATGTTGGCCGGAAAGGCTCAAAATCAGCAGAACTCTTTGAGCCAGTCACAAACTGATGCTTCTCCAATTTCCCCTGTGACTCCATCTTCGAGGAAAGATGATTCAGGGAATGCCGCTGCCGCTGCTGCCCGAGCATGGATGTCAGTTGGGGCAGCGGGAGGTTTCAGACAAGGTGTGGAAACAACAAGCATGCAGAATAGTCATATTTCTGCTGATTCGTTGTATAACTCTTCTCGCCATGTCCAGCAACAAGCTTCACGAGTTCGGAGTGAACTTCCTGCATCGGCAATGCACTTTCAGGCTGAGAAGAACAGTACTCCGCTTCATGCTTTCGTGCCTCATCCTGCGAGAGTGGGCAGCGAAGCTCAATTCCAGAATCAGCCAATGATTTTCCGTCAATCAGTACCTGCTGACTTGTCTAGATTCCAGGTACAATCTCCTTGGCAGAGTTTTAATCAACCAGCACAGCCAAGACAGAAGCAGGATTCCCTTCCTCCTGACTTAAACATTAGTTTTCAGTCATCTGGGTCTCCTGGCCGGCCATCTTCGACTGTTTTGGTTGATTCTCAGCAGCCagaccttgccttgcaattatGA
- the LOC132036958 gene encoding uncharacterized protein LOC132036958 isoform X2: MGQIVKTKKKGRPSKADLAARRNNAAVELPETAQERELRRSGRRRNVRYAFDIDDYLDDDEYFIEDIDGDERRREKKLKLLLKLQSDEAGGGGGGAESTPRRQRPATSASSDDEERKPSKKRKINNNDDERDEEEEENDEEIENGNGNEIENENDDDEARGRNEESKGVDSAPGTPSEPHSGIPLRDKKTLELILDKLQKKDIYGVYAEPVDPEELPDYHEVIEHPMDFATVRNKLGNGSYTTLEQFESDIFLLCSNAMQYNSSDTIYHKQARNIQELATKKFEKLRINYDRSEKDVKVEQKTKYGSVVRKQIKKPIVQMFQETVGSDFSSGATLAAAGDNHFLNNTSLAGVSEKPYGVDGLAEGNSSLNDQNVEKAEESLSVKGPLSRFGRKSTVPDENRRASYNIATQPVSNTESIFSTFEDESKHLVTVGLYSDHGYARSLARFAATLGPVAWRVASQKIEQALPPGFKFGRGWVGEYEPLPTPVLVLENHTVKEPPFFSKSVHKFGAQKNEKTSEDTIAAKDKPLSRPMLEGKSPYLGSTSGKPTESGLNILIPSKEQSPREVNLEGRPSFLSSSGKKPPICASPRYQQPDLQSRNFTEPDKKMHFKTEPDKRNNFKTEPNKNLQKQVELNCPPSANQRNSEIIRKSHVTSTSEIPGSRSTGASPRNPFSAGSGSFKQPVMNGNAVGGLPNGRSVNNNSDTTSVAHLTADSVPTVRKAAGFFHREQEQGLSDPVQLMRMLAGKAQNQQNSLSQSQTDASPISPVTPSSRKDDSGNAAAAAARAWMSVGAAGGFRQGVETTSMQNSHISADSLYNSSRHVQQQASRVRSELPASAMHFQAEKNSTPLHAFVPHPARVGSEAQFQNQPMIFRQSVPADLSRFQVQSPWQSFNQPAQPRQKQDSLPPDLNISFQSSGSPGRPSSTVLVDSQQPDLALQL; the protein is encoded by the exons ATGGGGCAGATCGTGAAGACGAAGAAGAAAGGACGTCCATCTAAAGCAGATCTAGCAGCTCGCCGTAACAACGCCGCCGTTGAGCTGCCGGAAACTGCGCAGGAAAGAGAACTCCGGCGAAGTGGACGGCGTCGGAATGTACGGTACGCGTTTGACATCGATGATTACTTGGACGACGACGAGTATTTCATCGAGGACATCGATGGAGATGAGAGACGAAGAGAGAAGAAGCTGAAACTGTTGCTTAAGTTGCAGAGCGATGAAGCCGGCGGCGGCGGCGGAGGCGCTGAGTCAACTCCACGTCGGCAACGACCTGCCACGTCAGCTTCATCGGATGATGAAGAGAGGAAGCCGTctaagaagagaaaaattaacAACAACGACGACGAGAGagatgaagaggaagaagaaaatgatgaggaaattgaaaatggaaatggaaatgaaattgaaaatgaaaatgatgatgatgag GCTAGAGGAAGGAATGAAGAATCAAAAGGTGTAGACTCTGCTCCAG GGACACCATCGGAACCACATTCTGGAATCCCGTTGCGAGACAAGAAGACATTGGAATTGATTCTCGACAAGTTACAGAA GAAAGATATATACGGTGTTTATGCGGAACCTGTTGATCCTGAAGAG CTTCCTGATTACCATGAGGTGATTGAGCATCCCATGGACTTTGCCACCGTCAGGAACAAGTTGGGAAATGGATCATACACCACTTTGGAGCAATTTGAG AGCGATATTTTCCTCCTTTGCTCAAACGCAATGCAGTACAATTCATCAGATACTATCTACCATAAACAG GCACGTAACATCCAAGAGTTGGCTACAAAGAAATTTGAGAAGCTAAGAATCAACTATGACCGTTCTGAGAAGGATGTGAAGGTAGAACAGAAGACAAAATACGGGTCTGTTGTCAGGAAGCAAATAAAGAAGCCGATTGTCCAGATGTTCCAGGAAACTGTTGGCTCTGATTTCTCGTCAGGTGCCACTCTTGCCGCTGCTGGAGATAACCACTTTCTGAACAACACTTCCCTTGCTGGAGTATCAGAGAAACCTTATGGTGTTGATGGGCTTGCTGAAGGAAATTCTTCACTCAATGATCAAAATGTGGAGAAGGCAGAAGAATCACTATCAG TGAAGGGTCCCCTATCCAGATTTGGAAGGAAATCAACTGTGCCTGATGAGAATCGTCGTGCAAGTTACAACATAGCCACACAACCAGTTAGCAACACCGAGTCCATATTTTCAACGTTTGAAGATGAAAGCAAGCACTTGGTTACT GTTGGTCTTTATTCTGATCATGGATATGCTAGGAGCCTTGCCCGATTTGCTGCAACTCTCGGGCCTGTTGCATGGCGAGTTGCATCCCAGAAAATTGAACAGGCATTACCTCCTGGGTTCAAGTTTGGTCGTGGGTGGGTTGGGGAATATGAGCCACTTCCAACCCCAGTATTGGTGCTTGAGAACCATACCGTGAAGGAACCTCCATTCTTTTCCAAGTCTGTACACAAGTTTGGAGCTCAAAAGAATGAGAAAACATCTGAGGACACAATTGCTGCAAAAGATAAACCTCTTTCAAGGCCTATGCTAGAAGGAAAATCACCATATCTTGGTTCAACTAGCGGTAAGCCCACAGAGAGCGGTCTGAATATCTTAATTCCCTCAAAGGAGCAATCTCCCAGGGAGGTTAATCTAGAAGGCAGaccatcttttctttcttcttctggAAAGAAACCTCCTATTTGTGCTAGCCCCAGATACCAGCAGCCAGATTTGCAATCCAGGAATTTCACTGAACCTGATAAAAAGATGCATTTCAAAACTGAACCTGATAAAAGGAACAATTTCAAAACTGAACCTAATAAAAACCTGCAGAAGCAGGTTGAGTTAAACTGCCCACCCTCAGCCAATCAAAGGAATTCTGAGATTATCAGAAAGAGTCACGTTACTAGTACTTCTGAAATACCTGGATCGAGGTCTACTGGGGCAAGTCCGAGGAACCCATTCTCGGCTGGGTCTGGGTCTTTTAAGCAACCGGTCATGAATGGAAATGCTGTTGGAGGACTGCCCAATGGGAGATCTGTGAATAACAACTCGGACACTACATCAGTGGCGCATTTAACTGCTGATAGCGTTCCAACTGTGAGAAAAGCAGCGGGTTTCTTTCACCGAGAACAGGAGCAGGGCCTCAGTGACCCTGTACAGTTGATGAGAATGTTGGCCGGAAAGGCTCAAAATCAGCAGAACTCTTTGAGCCAGTCACAAACTGATGCTTCTCCAATTTCCCCTGTGACTCCATCTTCGAGGAAAGATGATTCAGGGAATGCCGCTGCCGCTGCTGCCCGAGCATGGATGTCAGTTGGGGCAGCGGGAGGTTTCAGACAAGGTGTGGAAACAACAAGCATGCAGAATAGTCATATTTCTGCTGATTCGTTGTATAACTCTTCTCGCCATGTCCAGCAACAAGCTTCACGAGTTCGGAGTGAACTTCCTGCATCGGCAATGCACTTTCAGGCTGAGAAGAACAGTACTCCGCTTCATGCTTTCGTGCCTCATCCTGCGAGAGTGGGCAGCGAAGCTCAATTCCAGAATCAGCCAATGATTTTCCGTCAATCAGTACCTGCTGACTTGTCTAGATTCCAGGTACAATCTCCTTGGCAGAGTTTTAATCAACCAGCACAGCCAAGACAGAAGCAGGATTCCCTTCCTCCTGACTTAAACATTAGTTTTCAGTCATCTGGGTCTCCTGGCCGGCCATCTTCGACTGTTTTGGTTGATTCTCAGCAGCCagaccttgccttgcaattatGA